A single region of the Labeo rohita strain BAU-BD-2019 chromosome 3, IGBB_LRoh.1.0, whole genome shotgun sequence genome encodes:
- the tnfsf14 gene encoding tumor necrosis factor ligand superfamily member 14, whose translation MAPGKVSYPTVYVVDSQMKPPPLPPKPARRQRKDVIQTLLMILVCVALCGMAVEACFIYHLFTSKENHTSTDEMQTAMRKQDKEHTVTPKQKLLGEMKPSKPMAQLTTGEKPVNGVVLWHENHESILHHVKHNAAEGRLIIEKEGYYSVYSKISFRDDNMICIHSVLRLTHRYVGGEILLLQSSRYHPKTPRPIIKDNSYLSGMFHLYKGDAVFVTLKNCTLVLSNAAENYFGVFMV comes from the exons ATGGCTCCAGGTAAAGTTTCGTATCCTACAGTATACGTGGTGGACAGCCAAATGAAGCCCCCTCCGTTGCCCCCCAAACCAGCCCGAAGACAGCGGAAAGACGTGATCCAGACTCTACTGATGATCCTGGTTTGTGTGGCTCTGTGTGGCATGGCTGTGGAGGCCTGTTTCATCTACCATCTGTTCACATCCAAAGAAAACCAT ACATCTACAGATGAAATGCAGACTGCCATGAGAAAACAAG ATAAAGAACATACCGTGACCCCGAAACAGAAACTGCTTGGAGAAATGAAGCCATCAAAACCAATGGCACAACTGACAA CTGGTGAAAAACCTGTTAATGGTGTCGTGCTGTGGCATGAGAATCATGAATCCATTCTTCACCATGTCAAACACAATGCTGCTGAGGGCAGACTCATCATAGAGAAAGAAGGATATTACTCCGTCTACTCTAAGATCAGCTTCAGGGATGATAATATGATATGCATCCACTCTGTACTCAGACTTACACATCGATATGTAGGAGGTGAGATTCTGCTTCTTCAGTCCTCCAGGTACCATCCTAAAACCCCGAGGCCTATAATCAAAGACAACAGCTACCTCAGTGGGATGTTCCATCTGTACAAAGGTGATGCTGTCTTTGTCACATTGAAAAATTGTACACTTGTGTTATCCAATGCTGCTGAGAACTACTTTGGTGTGTTCATGGTTTAG
- the tmed1a gene encoding transmembrane emp24 domain-containing protein 1a has product MKSEVMELFNETRLIVSLLLFLTLSLDLGFAFGQNKDTEFTFLLPAGATECFFQTAIKNGSMEVEYQVIAGSALDVGFTLISPGGYRLVSDFRKSDGIHTVDPTEEGDYRICFDNSFSRFSEKMVYVEVIVDGPEEEADYDENWAALAEPEDSLEYKLEDIRDTMDAVHKNLERSRQLQTILRTFEARDRYLLEDNLWRVSFWSSVSLLVMVSVALTQVYSLRRLFNDKHRVCT; this is encoded by the exons ATGAAGAGTGAAGTAATGGAGCTATTTAACGAGACGCGTCTCATAGTGAGTTTGCTGCTCTTCCTGACGCTCAGCCTGGATTTGGGATTCGCATTCGGACAGAATAAGGACACCGAGTTTACGTTCCTTTTGCCTGCCGGAGCAACCGAGTGCTTCTTCCAAACAGCCATTAAGAACGGCAGCATGGAAGTGGAGTACCAG GTCATTGCAGGCTCAGCGCTGGACGTCGGCTTCACTCTGATCTCCCCGGGTGGGTACAGACTGGTCTCCGACTTCAGAAAATCAGATGGCATACACAC GGTGGACCCCACTGAGGAGGGCGACTACAGGATTTGCTTTGACAACAGCTTCAGCCGTTTTTCAGAGAAGATGGTGTATGTTGAGGTGATCGTGGATGGACCAGAGGAAGAGGCTGATTATGATGAAAATTGGGCTGCTCTGGCTGAACCGGAGGACTCGCTGGAGTACAAACTGGAGGATATCAGG GACACAATGGATGCCGTGCACAAGAACCTGGAGCGAAGCCGTCAGCTACAGACCATATTGCGGACGTTTGAGGCTCGTGACCGCTACCTACTGGAGGATAACCTGTGGCGGGTTTCCTTCTGGTCCAGCGTCAGTCTGCTGGTCATGGTCAGCGTGGCCCTCACCCAGGTTTACTCATTACGCAGATTATTCAATGACAAACATAGAGTTTGCACATAG